Genomic window (Pseudomonas sp. L5B5):
TCACCGAAAAGGGTCCGCCACGCAAACTCTGGCTGAGTGCCGAATCCACCGCCACGGGCGTCAACCTGTACATCCGCGACAACGGCCCGGGCTTCTGCATGGAAGCCCTGGGCCGCGCCGGAGAACCGTTCTATACCACCAAGACACGAACCCAGGGCCTGGGCCTCGGGCTGGCAATCTGCGACACCCTGATGCGCGCGTTCGGCGGCGAGTTGTCGTTCGCCAACCACCGCGATGGCGGGGCGCTGATCACCCTGCGCCTGCGGGCCGGGGCGCCAGGCGTCAGTCCGCAACCCTCAGAGGATCGCGGGGTATGAAGCACTGCACGCCGACAATCCACGGGCTGGCCTGGCAAGGCCAGCCACGACACCTTCTGGAAAGCGACCGATGACCCGTCCCGACAGCCTCGACCCTCAGTTGCAAGTGGTGTTGATCGACGACGACCCGCACCTGCGCCAGGCCCTGAGCCAGACCCTGGACCTGGCCGGGCTCAAGGTGCTGTCCCTGGGGGATGCCCAGGGCCTGGCCGAGCGCCTGGAGCGGGACTGGCCCGGGGTGGTGGTCAGCGATATCCGCATGCCCGGCATCGATGGCATGGAGTTGCTGGTCCAGTTGCATGCCCAGGACCCGGAACTGCCGGTGTTGTTGATCACCGGCCATGGAGACGTGCCACTTGCCGTGCAGGCCATGCGCACCGGGGCCTATGACTTCCTGGAGAAACCCTTTGCCAGCGATGCCTTGCTGGACAGCGTGCGCCGGGCCCTGGCCTGGCGGCGCCTGGTGCTGGACAACCGCAGCCTGCGCCTGGCCTTGAGCGATCGCCAGGAACTGAGTGCCCGGTTGGTAGGCCAGTCGGCCCCCATGCTGCGCCTGCGCCAACAGATCGGGGCCCTGGCGGCAACCCGCGCCGATGTACTGATCCTGGGCGAAACCGGGGCCGGCAAGGAGGTGGTAGCTCGCGCCTTGCATGACCTGTCCGGTCGGCGCAACGGGCCATTCGTGGCGATCAATGCCGGCGCCCTGGCGGAGTCGGTGGTGGAAAGCGAACTGTTCGGCCACGAACCCGGAGCGTTCACCGGCGCCCAGAAGCGCCGCATCGGCAAGTTCGAATTCGCCAACGGCGGCACCCTGTTCCTTGATGAAATCGAAAGCATGAGCCTGGATGTCCAGGTCAAGCTGCTCCGCCTGCTCCAGGAACGAGTGGTGGAGCGCCTGGGGGGCAACCAGCTGATTCCCCTGGACATCCGCATCATCGCCGCGACCAAGGAAGATCTGCGCCAGGCCGCTGACCAGGGACGCTTTCGGGCTGACCTCTATTACCGCCTGAACGTGGCGCCACTGCGCATTGCCCCGCTGCGCGAACGGGGTGAGGACGTCCTGATGCTGTTCCAGCATTTTGCCGATGAAGCCAGCAGTCGCCATGGCCTGCCCGTCCAGGAACTGCAACCGGGGCACCGGGCCCTGCTGCTGCGCCATGACTGGCCGGGCAACGTGCGCGAGTTGCAGAATGTCGCCGAGCGCTTCGCCCTGGGCCTGGAACTGGCCCTGGACAATGGCGATCCTGGCCAGGCCCCAGTCATGGCTCCTCCCTTGGTCGCCGGGGGCCTGAGCGAGCAGGTCGAGTATTTCGAGAAATCGCTGATCGCTGCCGAAATGGCCCAGCCCCACAGCTCATTGCGCAGCCTCGCCGAAGCCCTGGGCATCCCGCGCAAGACCCTGCATGACAAGTTGCGCAAGCATGGCCTGAACTTCGCCGATAGCGCCTCGGGCCAGCCCGGCGACGAATCGGAATGAACCACGTCCACCCACCTGCTGCCCCCGAGGCCCCTGCATGAACCGCGACAGTCGATACCTGGAATCCATCCTTCATCACGACATACCCCTGACCCGGGAAATGGGCCTGAAGGTGCTCGACTGGCAGGGGCAGAAGCTGCGCCTGGAACTGCCCCTGGACGCCAACGTGAACCACAAGAGCACCATGTTCGGCGGCAGTCTCTACTGCGCCGCAGTGCTGGCCGGCTGGGGCTGGCTGCACTTGCGGCTCAAGGAAGAGGGCGTCGAGGATGGGCACATCGTCATCCAGGAAGGGCAGATCAGCTACCCGTTGCCGGTCACCGGCGACGCCCAGGCCATCTGCGCTGCCCCCGAGGCGAACGACTGGAAGAAATTCCTGGCGATGTACCGACGCTACGGCCGTGCCCGCCTGACCTTGCATACCCGGGTAGTGAATGCCGGCAGCGATGAGGACGCGGTGCTGTTCGCCGGCCAGTACGTGCTGCACCGCTGAAATCGGCATGCCCCTGGGCTTTACCCTAATGCCGTTCAGTTAAGCAAGGTGATCCCCTGTAGGAGCAGCCGGTCGACGCTCGATTGCTCGCGATGGTCGTTAACGGTAGCGCGTGTTTACTGGATAAACGCGGCGCTCTGAAGACCATCGCGGGCAAGCCTCGCTCCTACCATTTCCTTAACTGAACAGCATTACGGGGCTTTACCCGGGGTTCAGGCCGCCTGTGGTATCAGGGCTGCCCGTCCTGGGCGCCACAGAGTTCCAGCAACCTGGCCCGCCAAGGTGCCTTGGCGGGCAATGCCACGAAGAAATCGTTGAGCAGCGACTCCCTGGGCGGATAGCAGAACGGCGCCCCGGAAAGATCCAGCATCTCGCCCCCGGCGCCTTCGAGCACACCCTGGGCCGCCGCCGTATCCCATTGCGAAGTGGGTGCCAACCGCGGATAGCAATCCGCCGAACCTTCGGCCAGCAAGCAGAACTTCAACGAACTGCCGATATTGGCCAGTTTCAGCTCACCCAGGGAGGCACTCAGGCCACTGAGCAGACGCTCTTGCGCCGGGCTCGAATGGCGCCGGCTGGCCACCACGGTGAAGGCCTCGCCAGTCGCCGGCTGCTCGCGCACGGCGATCGCTTGCAGTGGCTGGCCACGCTCGGCACGCCAGGCGCCCAGGCCGGCGCCCCCCAGGTAGCAACGGCCATTGGTGGGCATCGCCACCACACCGAACACCACGCGCCCTTGCTCGATGAGGGCGATGTTGACGGTGAACTCCTCGCTACCGGCAATGAACTCCTTGGTACCGTCCAGCGGATCCACCAGCCACCAGCGCTGCCAACCAGCGCGAGTGGCCTGGGGAATGTCGGCGTCTTCCTCGGACAGCACCGGGATCTCCGGGGCCAGGGCCTTGAGGCCGGCGACGATCAGATGGTGGGCCGCGAGGTCGGCAGCCGTCACCGGCGAATCGTCAGCCTTGTGCTCGACCGCCACGTCCGCGCGCCAGAACGGCAGGATCGCCTCGCCGGCGCGCAGCGCCAGCTCCATCACCGGGGCCAGGAAAGGATGGGGAAGCGTCATCGATATCTCACTCATGCTTGAAACACCCCGCGCTGGCTCAGCAGATCGCGGGCCAGGTACAGCGCGGCCAGGGCCCGGCCTTCGCTGAACTGGGGATTCTGCGCCAGGCCCGACAGCTCCCGCAGGTTGATCTTGTCGACCCGCATCGGCTCCGGTTCATCACCTTCCAGACGCTCTTCATACAGGTCGGTGGCCAGCACCACCTGGATCTTCTGGCTCATGTAGCCCGGGGACAACGACAGCTCGGTCAGGTGTTCCAGTTGCCGTGCGCCAAACCCGGCTTCTTCCTTGAGTTCACGCTCGGCCGCCGCCAGGACATCCTCCCCCGGCTCGATCAGGCCCTTGGGCAGGGACAGTTCGTAGGCATCGGTGCCGCCGCAGTATTCCTCCACCAGCACCGCGTGCTCGGCATCGAGCATCGCCACGATCATCACTGCACCGTAGCCTGCACCCCGGCCCACCAGCCGCTCGTAGGTGCGTTCGGCACCATTGGCAAACCGCAGCTGCACCTGTTCGACACAGAACAGGCGACTGGAAGCGACGATCTCACGGGCAAGTACGGTGGGTTTCTGACGCATGGCGGGCTCCTTGACGATAGCGGGTTACTATACAGGCTGTTTTAAAGTGACTGGGTTGCAGATTGCGCCTGCGTGCCCTCTGCCCCGCACCTCTTGTTTACTGCATGTGACCGTCCTGCCGGGGACGGCGGATTCTTTCCAACGGGCGACCGGTCCCTGCCCCTGCACCCTGTCGACCTTGCCGGTCGGCTGCTTCCCTACCGCTGGAGATGTTCAATGGCCATGCTGCCCTGGCGCGATATCGATACCGTCCTGCTGGACATGGACGGCACCTTGCTGGACCTGCACTACGACAACCATTTCTGGCTGGAGCACCTGCCCCAGCGCTATGCCGAACTGCACGGGGTCAGCCGGGCCATGGCAGAGCTGGAACTGCGGCCGCTGTTCGAGCGTAACGCCGGCCGGTTGCAGTGGTATTGCCTGGACTTCTGGAGCACCGAGCTGAAACTGCCGGTACGCGAGCTGAAGCTGGAGACCGCCCACCTGATCGCCCTGCGCCCGGACGCCGACACGTTCCTCGCAGCACTGGGGGCGGCCGGCAAACGAGTGATCCTGATCACCAATGCCCACCGCGACTCCCTGTCATTGAAACTGGAACGGATCGAGCTGGCGCCCTATTTCGAACGCCTGATCAGCTCTCACGACTACGGTTTCCCCAAGGAGGCCCCGCAGTTCTGGGATGCCTTGCAAGCCGATATCCACTTCGATCCGGCCCGCAGCCTGTTCATCGACGATACCTTGCCAATCTTGCGCAGCGCCCGGGACTTCGGGGTCGCGCAATTGCTCGCGGTGCGCCAGCCAGACAGCCGCAAGGGGCCCAAGGACACGGCAGAGTTCGCGGCGGTAGGGGATTATCGGGAGTTGCTCGAGGGGCTGGACGAGTAACAGGCCCGCATCTGCGCGGGCCTGTACGAAGCGATTGCTATCCGATCACTCGGGGATACGCAGCACCTGGCCCGGGTAGATCTTGTCCGGGTGGGACAGCAGGGGCTTGTTGGCCTCGAAGATCTTGTTGTACTTGTTGGCATCGCCGTATTGCACCTTGGCGATGGCACTCAGGGTGTCACCCTTCTTCACCGTGACAAATACCGCCGAGACGGCAACCGGGCCGCTGACGGTGATCTGGTCTTCGACGCTGCCGACGCCGGCGATGTTGCCCAGGGCCAGGAGAATCTTTTCCTTCTCTTCCTGGCTCGACACTTCACCCTTGACGATGACCTTGTCGCCTTCCACCGTCGCCTGGACGTTGGGATTGCCCAGGCCGACCTTGGCGATATGCTCCTTGAGCTGTTCACTGGCGTTGGCGTTACCCGGGGTCAGCAGGTCGATCAGTTTCTCGCCGGCTTCCTTCACAAAGCTGAAAATGCTCATGTCGCACACTCCTTGGTTGATAGATCCAGATGCGAAAGACTAGACCAGTGCGGCCAAACGAGGTTCCCGACCGACCACTGACCAAGGTTCTGCGGGCACGGTAGAATCCCGGCCTTTTGTCGCGCCGGAGCGAAGATGGACATCAAGCAGCTGAAATTCCTCATCGCCCTCGACGAAACCCGCCACTTCGGCCAGGCCGC
Coding sequences:
- a CDS encoding sigma-54-dependent transcriptional regulator — encoded protein: MTRPDSLDPQLQVVLIDDDPHLRQALSQTLDLAGLKVLSLGDAQGLAERLERDWPGVVVSDIRMPGIDGMELLVQLHAQDPELPVLLITGHGDVPLAVQAMRTGAYDFLEKPFASDALLDSVRRALAWRRLVLDNRSLRLALSDRQELSARLVGQSAPMLRLRQQIGALAATRADVLILGETGAGKEVVARALHDLSGRRNGPFVAINAGALAESVVESELFGHEPGAFTGAQKRRIGKFEFANGGTLFLDEIESMSLDVQVKLLRLLQERVVERLGGNQLIPLDIRIIAATKEDLRQAADQGRFRADLYYRLNVAPLRIAPLRERGEDVLMLFQHFADEASSRHGLPVQELQPGHRALLLRHDWPGNVRELQNVAERFALGLELALDNGDPGQAPVMAPPLVAGGLSEQVEYFEKSLIAAEMAQPHSSLRSLAEALGIPRKTLHDKLRKHGLNFADSASGQPGDESE
- a CDS encoding YiiD C-terminal domain-containing protein; this translates as MNRDSRYLESILHHDIPLTREMGLKVLDWQGQKLRLELPLDANVNHKSTMFGGSLYCAAVLAGWGWLHLRLKEEGVEDGHIVIQEGQISYPLPVTGDAQAICAAPEANDWKKFLAMYRRYGRARLTLHTRVVNAGSDEDAVLFAGQYVLHR
- the cysQ gene encoding 3'(2'),5'-bisphosphate nucleotidase CysQ codes for the protein MTLPHPFLAPVMELALRAGEAILPFWRADVAVEHKADDSPVTAADLAAHHLIVAGLKALAPEIPVLSEEDADIPQATRAGWQRWWLVDPLDGTKEFIAGSEEFTVNIALIEQGRVVFGVVAMPTNGRCYLGGAGLGAWRAERGQPLQAIAVREQPATGEAFTVVASRRHSSPAQERLLSGLSASLGELKLANIGSSLKFCLLAEGSADCYPRLAPTSQWDTAAAQGVLEGAGGEMLDLSGAPFCYPPRESLLNDFFVALPAKAPWRARLLELCGAQDGQP
- the nudE gene encoding ADP compounds hydrolase NudE, with protein sequence MRQKPTVLAREIVASSRLFCVEQVQLRFANGAERTYERLVGRGAGYGAVMIVAMLDAEHAVLVEEYCGGTDAYELSLPKGLIEPGEDVLAAAERELKEEAGFGARQLEHLTELSLSPGYMSQKIQVVLATDLYEERLEGDEPEPMRVDKINLRELSGLAQNPQFSEGRALAALYLARDLLSQRGVFQA
- the yrfG gene encoding GMP/IMP nucleotidase; its protein translation is MAMLPWRDIDTVLLDMDGTLLDLHYDNHFWLEHLPQRYAELHGVSRAMAELELRPLFERNAGRLQWYCLDFWSTELKLPVRELKLETAHLIALRPDADTFLAALGAAGKRVILITNAHRDSLSLKLERIELAPYFERLISSHDYGFPKEAPQFWDALQADIHFDPARSLFIDDTLPILRSARDFGVAQLLAVRQPDSRKGPKDTAEFAAVGDYRELLEGLDE
- the lysM gene encoding peptidoglycan-binding protein LysM; its protein translation is MSIFSFVKEAGEKLIDLLTPGNANASEQLKEHIAKVGLGNPNVQATVEGDKVIVKGEVSSQEEKEKILLALGNIAGVGSVEDQITVSGPVAVSAVFVTVKKGDTLSAIAKVQYGDANKYNKIFEANKPLLSHPDKIYPGQVLRIPE